Genomic segment of Drosophila takahashii strain IR98-3 E-12201 chromosome X, DtakHiC1v2, whole genome shotgun sequence:
CGTACGTGACCCGGCCGCGTTCCGACACAGTGCTCCTCGAACTGATTGCGCGCACCAAGTCGGCGGTGCGCGAGCTGGACAACCTCAACTACCGCAAGATGAAGAAGATACTCATGGTGGACACCTGCGAGACGGAGAGCGCGGTGGGCGATGCGGACGATCAGCAGGACGACCACGCGGGCGGCGATAGCAGCAAGAGCAATAGTATTACTTCGGAACACTCCATACACTCGGTGGGTGTATCGGCGGCCAGTAGTCAGGTGGGTTAATCACTTTTGTTTATTCTATTCCATTTCTAATCTGTTCTTGGTTCATTGCAGAGCTCCTCATCCAATTCCATACCGGCTGCGGCCCAGAATCATCACCATATCGCTgcgcaccaccaccagcaggcGGCTAGCGCCGCTGTGGCGGCGGCAATGCACCACCATCACcatccgcagcagcagcagccgccgcccAGTTGGCCAAGCGGCCAGGGACAGGGAGTTCCGCCCGGCGCCGTGTCCCGCAACTCGTCGCGCCACCGCAACCGGCCGCCGCTGCCCAATATAATGCACAGCATGAACAACAATGTAACGCCAACCAATTCGGCCTCGGTGGTGCCGGCGCCAGCGCCTGCTCCAGTGGTTCCACCGCCACCGCTCTCCGTTCTGCCGCATCTGAGTGGAATGGGCCATGGCACAGGTACCGGCGGCAGCGGAGGGGGTTCTCCGGCATCTGGTGGCCCACTGGCAGATCGAATGCAGCCCATCCAGCCGCGATATCTGACGACGCCCGCCGCCCAAGCGGCCGTTTATGCGGCCAGCTCAGCGTCCTCGCAACAGGCCATCTCCAATGCGGTCAACGATCATGGGCCCAACAACTTTGCCACCATACGCACCACCAGTATCGTGACGAAGCAGCAAAAGGAGCACATGCAGGTGCGTTGTTTATACTCCTCTGCCTTGGCCGTAGatctctctgtgtgtgtggggtgATAGCATAGATAGTCCGCCGCCTCCAAGCACCGACTGCATTACATTCGCTGTCCTATTTTCTGTGAGCCACCATATTCGTTCTCGTGTGTCATCCATTTACCCCAACCAACTACCAACTCCCAGCTTCTGCTACCTTCTAACTTTACGCCCTCTACTACAAGCTCtctttgttgtgtttattgtTCTCCTCCCGCATCCTCGAAACAGGCGCGCTATAACTTCTGTTCGCAGCTGTGTGGTGGCGACCACATCAATGGCAACGACAGCCGGCGGAGCGAGATCAATATCAAGCCAAAGATCAACAAAGACAAAGACCTGAAAGAACGCCACTACTGTCCTTGTGCCTGTGTAATTTCCTAGCCAGGCGGAGGCTACCAATccaaaaacaaatcaattgaCAAATAAAATTGAGTTTTAAAAGCAATCGCTGCCCGGGTACCACTGTACTTACTGTAGTTAGCCGTTGCTGCTCTTGCAGTTGCATCCGTTGCATCCATCTAAAGCACATCTCAAtcgtactcgtactcgtactcGTTCCCCACAGTCCCTGCTCCTGCTCATGGCTTCAAACGCATCCGTTTTCCGTGCTCCAAATCAAGTTTAAAGTgtaagcattttctatttgTTGTCAATTGGTTCACTCGAAGCTTGGTAGCTTGGTCCATTAAACACACTACATTTGTCCTCAGAACTAAAGCATTTCGAGTATTAAAAACTCGATGCAAatcattcattttaaaattttaattcaatcccaatttatttagtttgtgTCGCTCATCTTTCTGTTGGTCCCTCTGTCCCTGCTCATCGATATTTGTCCTTTCACCTATGCAGTCGAACTTTCATTACTCGTATTTATCTTAGATTAAATCCATAACTATTCTAAGaatgccgtttttttttaaatagtaattatAATTAGGTTTACAAGCGaaacaaaaagtttattaCAAAGTTAACTAGGGGTTTTCGCTTAAACTTTAATGGTTTTATCGTTTAATCAATAATAATGCATAGTAAACAAACCAATTGaaacaatattattatatgagagagtatagaaaaaaaacccaagatatttaaaatatttttaaatggcgCTTTAGGAGAAAATTAGTTAAAATAAGGTGAAGccgcatttttataattatctcGGGCACTTTATTTGTAGAAAGAAGAATCTAGGGCATTTTAACTATTCCTAAAAGTTATTTATCTGAATTTGGAACCCTTCTTAAAGTTACAAGTATAATTGGAGATTTAtaaactataaaaacaattctaAATTTTCGGAACTAAAATGAAGAATGGAGTACATGGAATTTCGACTGTATTGTAATACCAGGCCTCCATTTCAGTTTGAAAAAGTCTTTTGTTATGGAAGGTCACCCTGTTTCGATCCCCCCTTCGAAATCCCCTCGATAAGGTCACACTTGACGAACCCGAGCTTTAAACCTCATGCAGTTTGACATTGCAATTGCAAGCGGGAATTGCTTAAGCTTAAGTTGCCTGTTGGATAGCTAGTAGAATTAATCTTTTCGCGCTAGAACTTAGTAATACGTAGCCTAGTACTTAGTGTTTAGAATCCGTAGACGGAAGGAAGCCTAAGGGCCAAGAAGCGAAGCCATTCCGAAATGATTTGGCCGAGATTTTCGCGCGTTGAGGTTATGGTTGAACTGGAGTATCGCAGCGGTTTTGTAAGTTACAGTTACAGTTGCTGTCTAGTTAGTCCAGTTGCTGCCGCTATTTGCTGCTCGTTTCTCGCATTTCGCACGCCTCTAACCACGTATGCATATTCTCTGCCCCATTAAATCACACCTGCGATCCGAAAACGACAGGAGGAGATGCACGAGCAGATGTCCGGCTACAAGCGGATGCGGCGCGAGCACCAGGCGCACCTGGTCAAGCTGGAGGAGAAGTGCAAGCAGGACATGGAGACGCACAAGTCGGCGTTGGACAAGGAGTACGACACGCTGCTCCACAACTTTACCAGGGACCTCGAGCGGTTGGAGGTGAGTGATGGATGGGAATAGGGGTTCCTCAGCAAGAAGAATTTAACTAACTAACCCACTTTTCAGACCAAACACCAGCAGGACGTGGAGAGGCGGTCCAAGCAGACGAGCGCCGCCGAGAAGAAACTACACAAAGAGATTACGCTGAAGCAGGAGGGAGACCGCAAGGTGTACGACCTCAATCGCAAGAAGGAGTACAAGGCGAACAAGGAGCGCTGGAAGCGGGAGCTCTCGATGGACGAGTCGACGCCCAAGCGGCAGCGCGATCTAACCCTGCAGTCGCAGAAGGACAACCTAAAGCAGCACGAGGcgcaggaggagcagcgcATGCTGCAGGCCCAGAAGCAGTACATCGAGCTGGAGATGCGCAAGTTCAAGCGCAAGCGGATGATCATGCAGCACGAGCACGAGGATCAGCAGCTGCGCGATGTACGTTTAGgctttaaaaagtattaaaatccTAACTAAACCCCTTTGTATTTCCCAGGAGCTGGGAaagaaggagcagcagctgcagcaggcgCACGCCATGCTCCTCAAGCACCACGAAAAGACACAGGAGCTGGAGTACCGCCAGCAGAAGAGCGTGCATCAGTTGCGCGAAGAGCAGGTGGGTCGAGTCTCTCGATTAAAAGCCACACAGTTAACCTCTAATCAACAACTCAAATCCCCCCCAGATAAACAAGCAACACGACACCGAGTTGCACAATCAAAAAGACTACATGGACCGCATCAAGAAGGAGCTGGTGCGCAAGCATGCGGTCGAGCTGAGGCAACAGCCCAAGAGCTTAAAGGTGAGTACTTTGTGGAGTGAGTGGTGAACACCAAATTCAAATCCTAATCACATCTAATCTCACACAGCAAAAGGAGCTCCAGATACGCAAGCAGTTCCGGGAAACATGCAAGACGCAGACGAAGCAATACAAACGCTACAAGGCGCAAGTGCTGCAGACGACGCCAAAGGAGCAGCAGAAGGAGGTCATCAAGCAGCTGAAGGAGGAGAAGCATCGCAAGCTGACGCTCCTGGGCGAGCAGGTGCGCAGCCTCatcttatatacatatatatatttttatatcaattacCATGTATCAACAGTATGAGCAAAGTATTGCGGACATGTTCCAAAGTCAGAGCTACAAACTAGACGAAAGCCAAGTGATCGAGTGCCAACGTACCCACGAGCAGCTGGAGTACGAGCTGGAGATGCTCACTGCCTACcagaacaagaacaagaagCAGGCGCAGGAGCAGCGCGATCGGGAGCGTCGGGAGCTCGAGAACCGCGTCAGCGTGCGGCGAGGTCTGCTCGAGAACAAGGTGAGTGTTTTGTAAACTTCAATAGCATctcacaaataaataaataaattaaataatcattTCTATCCTCTCCCCACAGATGGACGCCGAGTTGCAGCAATTCAACCAGGAACGCGCCGAGCGCTTGCGCATGAAACACGAGAAGCATACTAAAGAATTGGAAGCATTTGATAACGAATCAATTGCCCTAGGTTTcaggtaatttttaaataatttaatcattaaaatCTATAAGCAAATTAATGCTTTGAGATATATGTAAAACAGTATTCTTAACATTCGCATTGAAGAAAACTTAGTGacgataaatttatttcttaaaaaatcaaaatttgttcaagctttaatctaattttgaattttgaagaACACCGCTATGAATCGAAAGTTTAAAATACGTTTTTAGATATAATCGGTTTTCTAATAGTTacttagtttttttatttatttacatttatttttatattttgtgaaaagtTTTGGGTTTCTCAAGAAACACAATTATCTGTAAAGTTATGGTGGGTGGGGTTGATAAGGTGTGTGGGGTTAGTTCTTAATATCTCGATGTGGGGCGAGGCCTCCGTCGTTTGTACCATTTTGAtggcttttcttgtttttttaattaatttttttttcaagtggaatttatttattgattgtgtttattttgggagattttataatattctttatttcagcgtctGAAAATGTATTGCTTTTAATGCCTACTTACGTGGCTTGGGATCTATAACAAAAGGATTTTCGGAAAGGGTTTGAAAGTAGGTTACGGATTGAGCTGGTATATTAGGAATAGTTTTTGGGGTTGGTGAGAGATGTAAATTAGGATTGGAAGTCATAGCAGAGGGCGTGTTTCGCAGTGCTTTTGGTggatattttgattgctttAAGGATGACTAAGATTTCGCTGGAGATTACAGAAGAAGTTGAAGTTGGATTCATTGGAGATGCTGAAGGAAGTAAAGCCTCCAGCTTTTGAGCTTTCACTATATCATAAATAAAGTTGTGATTGGGTAAGGATGTATTTAGGCAGTGAAAGAGTTGATGGAAGTGGAATTCGGGAAGTTTCCTCATTGATTTTCTCCAACTAATTATGCTTTTCAATTACCTTGTTATATTTGCAGCACTTTATCACTAATTGAGGTATCTCGTGAAGCCTATGCAGATGAGGAGGGAAGTCTGTCTGGTTCAATGATTAGTTTAGCCCATAGCAATAGTTCAACAAGTTTTCCGGCTGGTTCGCTATAGCatagacaacaacaacaacagcagggcCAGCCACAACaaccacagcaacaacaagtgtTTAGTAATATGAACTACTTCAattttaatggaaattataAAGCCAACAGTACgacgacaacaacagcaaccacTAGAACTACCCGACAAAAGCAACAGAAACCGCAGCTGCAGCTAAAGCATCAACAATAGCATTGTTTTTGTAGGACAAGAGCaatcaattataaattattggtCGCCTAAGGAACATGAAAACGAAGACCCAAGTATTTTCTAAAAGTTACAACAAGCAAAAGCTGCGAAAGCGAAAGCTGcaatagttttgtattaaaggAAATTCGATTATATCGATTAATTCGATTGGAGGAGGCAACAAGATACTAACATTTGAAACCATTTAATACAAGATCAATCAAAAACAAagagaaaacaacaacacacataaataaataattatatatgtaaGCATAAATGTCATACACAAACAATaacacaacaaacaaacaaaaacaaaaggaaacaAGCAAACAAAGAACAAGATCCAACTTTGATATGCAAAGTGTTTAAACTTACGTTAAATTctaatttgatattattacCGAATAACTGAATCAATcagcattttcattttgatttgttaacgatttatacatatttgtgctaTCGCGCTGCAAAAATGTcacgaaatgaaatgaattagGTGtgtattatttgttaaaactCGCTGAAAcggaagcggaaacggaaactaGACCATTCGGTCTGCCTTCGCGTTCGAGAAACgagaattttaaatgttattttcaATTGATAGTCGATCCAGACACATATCGATTGCCATTTTTGCATGTTGTTAGGTTCAACTTTCGATTTTCGGTTTACGTTATGTTTTTCACATTTTGACTCGAttcaaataaaagtattttctaatggaaaaatataaaataaaaaaataaaatatataatattacatttattattttatttgctgtaCAATAAGTTTTATggccaaaattattataaatccAATCAATCCAAGCAAATATTCAAATGCAAAAAGATAAAACGATtcattttgtttacaattacaattaatttagttttgtttGTTATAACTTATAACAAAAAGGATatgatatatataaaactaaaataagcCTATTTTAGAgttaattaatgcaaattgcaaaatgcttagtcaaaacaataaaaattgtatagaaaattaaagcatataaacgtttaattatttaaagatttatgtTTACGTGGAAATagattattttccttttccttcaGTCGTATTCGTACTCAAATTAACGGAAACACACCACACCTACAGACACTTAACATTTATgaaggaaaacaaaagaaatccATACGAGAGTAAGATGCTCGGCAAACGCAAAAATATGTAGCgaataatattttactaaaCAAATAGAGTGAAGAAGAAACAAACCAACCATATATTTCCGTTAgtcattaattaaattacatttaatgcaaatttctATGATTACAGTGGAGGGAAAGATTGAAAAGAAAGGGAAAGGAAAGAAAGAAGTGGAGAAAGTAATTTGGTTGATATTGCAGGGTGGTTCCAATGATGATCATTATTACTATTATGGAGGCATattattttggtatatatcaacATGAACCTACAGAAAACATGATCGAAATGAAGGTAAACACGATAAcgagagagatagagatagcTAAAAAGAAGCACGGGGAACACAatatatgtaatatttttatgtttataaaattgttttttttttattataattattataataattattatacgaatataaattgtatttttgcaATTATGGTAAATGAAGAAGAAAAACgaataacaattaaattgaTGCACGTCAatgtcaataaaataaaacttatttaaaaatacaccatctCTTAGTTTGTGTTCTGCTTAATGGGACATAGactgaagtttttttttagatatatttaATTCTACCTTGTGTGGcatatttttgcttttgtaTAGTGGTTGATATTATATGTAGtgatgtgattttttttttttattttgcaaagTAAGGATTATGGAAACTTCACTAAAAAGGTTGGGTAAGTGAGGGTCTTAATATCAACTGGGAAAATGTGCTGGTTTATTAGAAAGTTACTATTTTCTGCCGTGattataactatttattttttagaacttttttttttaattaaaaaaaaggagataacatacattaaatatattgaaaagaCGGACAAGTTCATGCTGTAATGTtggacatttatttaaaatttgaatcaATGAATTACACTTTAGATCGAGTTGAATaacttttgacaaaaatatttccagcATTTTTAATCTCGAACCTCAAACCCAACTACAAATGTAGTCGTCTGTACGCAGTTACCATTCCTTCTTGATTTACATACATTAGAGATGAGAATATATATTTGAGAATAATTCACACACAAATCGTTAAATTTATATACCAATTCTGGTTGACTTTGCTGTTCTGTAGAGATTTCATCTCTGATACTCGAGCTAAGTgagcaaaaatatattatcttATATATCTTTGTGGCAAAAGcccaaataccaaaaatatgttcggttttttgtCACTTTCCATTGCATTTGGTCAATAGCTATTTAACCATTCAATTGCAGAGGTGAGACAATGAAAAAGCTCAAAAATAATGTGGCATTTTCTGCATAGACATAGCctgcattaaataatatttaatggtTTCGCTCTTGATTACAATTAAGTTGAGTATCAAGCTTGTGGGTTTTCCGGTTTACATATCGATTATATACTTTGTAACGTTTACAACTGGCTAGAGAATATAGCATAACATTGACTAATTACTTTATTGTGATAATATTTTCCTCGCACAAACatgaatgaatttaatttggaaTTATTCTGCTCATTCACTTACAACTACAATCCttccttttggttttggaATCTTTTTCACTTACGACTATAATCATAATTGTACATATTtgggtatatatataaataaatatatgcttCATCATATACGATACATAGAATACAAGAGTAAATGCCGCGAtcgaaaaatatacatatatatattatgatATTATGGTTTTTCAACGTGCCGGCGCATCCTCAACAAGGAGGCAAATCCTCAAACTGGATGCTAATCCGCAGGCCTTATCGCCGCGCTGCGCCGCTTGCCCTTTCGCTTTGGTCTCGGCTTCAGCGGTTCCGACGCGTTTCATCCACGTGCCAATCCATGGTCGTTGGACAGGCGATGGGCCTCCAATCGGCTGAGCCGCCGCCCTCACGAGCTCATCAGGCTGTCCAGGAAGGAGTGTTTGTTGACCACCTTCGTGGTGGCGA
This window contains:
- the Tao gene encoding serine/threonine-protein kinase Tao isoform X1, whose product is MPSARPGSLKDPEIADLFNKHDPEKIFEDLREIGHGSFGAVYYARCNLTKEIVAIKKMSYTGKQSQEKWQDILKEIRFLRQLNHPNTIEYKGCYLRESTAWLVMEYCVGSASDIIEVHKKPLHEDEIAAICLGVLSGLSYLHSLGRIHRDIKAGNILLTDNGVVKLADFGSAAIKCPANSFVGTPYWMAPEVILAMDEGQYDGKVDVWSLGITCIELAERKPPYFNMNAMSALYHIAQNESPTLPKNDWSDAFCSFVELCLKKMPAERPSSAKLLTHSYVTRPRSDTVLLELIARTKSAVRELDNLNYRKMKKILMVDTCETESAVGDADDQQDDHAGGDSSKSNSITSEHSIHSVGVSAASSQSSSSNSIPAAAQNHHHIAAHHHQQAASAAVAAAMHHHHHPQQQQPPPSWPSGQGQGVPPGAVSRNSSRHRNRPPLPNIMHSMNNNVTPTNSASVVPAPAPAPVVPPPPLSVLPHLSGMGHGTGTGGSGGGSPASGGPLADRMQPIQPRYLTTPAAQAAVYAASSASSQQAISNAVNDHGPNNFATIRTTSIVTKQQKEHMQEEMHEQMSGYKRMRREHQAHLVKLEEKCKQDMETHKSALDKEYDTLLHNFTRDLERLETKHQQDVERRSKQTSAAEKKLHKEITLKQEGDRKVYDLNRKKEYKANKERWKRELSMDESTPKRQRDLTLQSQKDNLKQHEAQEEQRMLQAQKQYIELEMRKFKRKRMIMQHEHEDQQLRDELGKKEQQLQQAHAMLLKHHEKTQELEYRQQKSVHQLREEQINKQHDTELHNQKDYMDRIKKELVRKHAVELRQQPKSLKQKELQIRKQFRETCKTQTKQYKRYKAQVLQTTPKEQQKEVIKQLKEEKHRKLTLLGEQYEQSIADMFQSQSYKLDESQVIECQRTHEQLEYELEMLTAYQNKNKKQAQEQRDRERRELENRVSVRRGLLENKMDAELQQFNQERAERLRMKHEKHTKELEAFDNESIALGFSTLSLIEVSREAYADEEGSLSGSMISLAHSNSSTSFPAGSL
- the Tao gene encoding serine/threonine-protein kinase Tao isoform X2, which codes for MIWPRFSRVEVMVELEYRSGFEEMHEQMSGYKRMRREHQAHLVKLEEKCKQDMETHKSALDKEYDTLLHNFTRDLERLETKHQQDVERRSKQTSAAEKKLHKEITLKQEGDRKVYDLNRKKEYKANKERWKRELSMDESTPKRQRDLTLQSQKDNLKQHEAQEEQRMLQAQKQYIELEMRKFKRKRMIMQHEHEDQQLRDELGKKEQQLQQAHAMLLKHHEKTQELEYRQQKSVHQLREEQINKQHDTELHNQKDYMDRIKKELVRKHAVELRQQPKSLKQKELQIRKQFRETCKTQTKQYKRYKAQVLQTTPKEQQKEVIKQLKEEKHRKLTLLGEQYEQSIADMFQSQSYKLDESQVIECQRTHEQLEYELEMLTAYQNKNKKQAQEQRDRERRELENRVSVRRGLLENKMDAELQQFNQERAERLRMKHEKHTKELEAFDNESIALGFSTLSLIEVSREAYADEEGSLSGSMISLAHSNSSTSFPAGSL